In Scophthalmus maximus strain ysfricsl-2021 chromosome 13, ASM2237912v1, whole genome shotgun sequence, the genomic window TGGACACACAACAATAGCAATTAACTATCCCTAAAAATACCCTTTAACAGCGACACTTCACTAAAACAAACAGTTCCTTCAACCGTCTCTTATACaacctctgctctctcccccctcaggcCGAGTGCTGACGACGTGAACCAGTGGGCGCAATCGCTTGACAAACTACTCGGTCATAAATGTAAGTGTCACTCCGTCGCCGGACCAATCGGTGTATGTACGATTACATAAACGCATCTCAAAGGTCGCACGGATTTCAGCTGTGCGCCAAATTCAACCAGGGTTTATTGGCGTCAATAAAACACTGGCTGCAATGGCCTTGCACTTACTTCACCATACATTGATGATGAGAGAACAGCAAGCGGATGTGTGTACATGGATTATTTGACCGGCCTTGTCTTTAacacatctcccccccccccccccccccccccctgcagatgGGAAAGCTGCCTTTTGTATCTTCCTGAAGTCCGAGTTCTGCGAGGAGAACATTGAGTTTTGGACGGCCTGTGAAGATTTCAGGACGCTCACGTCGCACAAAGAGCTGGTGTCCAAGGCCAGCGGCCTTTACGAGGACTTCATTAAAAGCGAAGCTCCGAAGGAGGTAACGGTGAAGCGCATGCCTTATTGTTTGTTTAGTCTCGTCAGGTTCTATAAAGCACCTATTCTTTATTGAGCGTTGATCGTCATAGCCTCACTCTGGACACGTTTCTCTCTTGGCCAGATCAACCTGGATTTCCACACGAAAAACGCCATCGTCCAGAGCCTCCACGACCCCACCGCGACCAGCTTCCTCGCAGCTCAGAGGAAGGTCTACAGTCTGATGGAGAACAACTCCTACCCGAGGTTCATCCAGTCCGACCTCTACAAAGAACTGTGCGCGGTCGCCAGGGGAGAGGGCAAGCACATGAAGCACTAGTCAAACTCCACGGCCCCCACTCCTGAAGTCATCTGTTTaccactgtgactgtgtgatcAGACCACTGACGATGTTCATTCCGGGCCACTGGCCTCGGGATAATAGACCCTGAATGCAAATTCCCGAGTATAAACATTAACGGGCGAGTGTGGAAAATGCAAAACCGAAGCCATTTCCAAGTCCATCCTGCTGGGGAGCGTTCAAGGATGGAGATCAGGCCCGATGCTGATATGCCGCTGGAGGCAGTTTGCATCATTTCAACCAGATGGGATTAAGGTTACATTCTCTTCACCGGGCCATTACCTGCACTTTCCCTGATGTGCTATAAgagcttttaaaaaagcaattcaaGAAAATGGTGTCGTAGAGCCACTGCATTCACGGAATGAGAAGAGTCTGTCAAACACTTGTTGGAATGTACAGCATGTTCATTTGTGCAAGGTCACATGCGTACACAGGACTTCCTATGTGACCCTGCATTTCATCGCCACGACGCTCACATGGATTTTGGATCAGTTTACACAAAAAAGTGCAATTcaaatgcatatatataaacatttcgCAATTTCCACCGCAGACTGTATTTGGCTTAAAATGACTGACAATGTTTGAATCCCGTTTCTGACAatgttatttattgtaaatattgtgATACTATTTGTCTAACGTGAATTTAAGTTTGGGGCAGCTGGACTGCTCGAGAAATAAACTTTGTTCTTCGGTGCTGAAAATATTCTTgaatcatttcttctttccAGTTCGAATgcaaaatgtctggacttttttttgagAATGGCAGTTCACTTTAGacctcaatgtgtgtgtgtgtgtgtgtgtgtaacagaaaTAATTCAAGCAGGAAGGTCCATGCATGGGGTTATCACTGCGGGgtaaaaggaaagagagattgcttatgtatagggcccagaatttggtgctacacccctaGGTCCACGTATTAGCTCCTAAAGCTTTCACCTACATCTCACAGTCCTAATTTACCAAAGTATTCCATCAGttattatttacataaatgtgTATCAATGCTAAGGTGAACAGTTAATTTAGTTGAACCTACTAGTAACTGACATTTTGCTCACTTGGGGACGGTAGTGGGAAAAAAGCTGGAAACACTCAACTGACATATGTCCACTTCTAAATTTGATATGGTTAAAGTGTTCCTCAACAGTTACTTACCTTCACACCTTACATATATGTAGTAATGTTAGCATCCAGTTGGACTTGGAGTGTTTCTTGCCACCtgacaaatgtctttttttcactgtgatcACTGGTGTTATCTATCCGTCCATGCCAACTTATCATATGACGGGAGTTATTTTCTGATGAATATAAGCTTATGATTGCTTCAACAgccattttattttgagatatcttggaaaatgctgttttttctgaCCATATTTTGTTGACCTTAAGgtgcaaaagttaatcatctggaaaTACTCGCACATACCTAACTAATAATCCCAAATGTGGTGGAAATCCATCAAGCACACACGGTCAATATCTCGTATATTGCTAAGGCAAAGTGaagcaatatatattttttaaatatattttctagacagaaagaagaaaatgtattttccaattGTTCATTATTGTTTATCTACAATGTCCAAACTGGAAGCAATTTCTGTTAAATGCCTGTTTGGTTTAACAAAACGGTCAGTACACGTTCCAGTTGCACCTTCCGACTTGGAGGTCGGTCATTCCGATATATAATGGAACAATaaccccgacttccgagctccTAGttataatggaatgcagcaaTACCCTACCGTACACTGAAATATTTCCAAAGACAATGCTGCACAACAAcattcttcatctttttttaggAACATTGTATTCCTCTTACTGCAGCCGACGGGGGTCACGTCATCGCAGCTGTGTTTCCATACTGTCACAAAAGACAACACCGCGACTGAGAGCAGAGCGTCGTCCTCGGACTGCTGTGCATCTACAGAGGCCGCTCCCGGCCCGGATCTCACAGTGGACAGTGGCAGTGGCCAGACGCCTGGACCTTAGTTCCTAACAAGCTGACAGCTCCAGCGCTCTCCTCAGACCTGTGGCCTGCTGTCGTGGTTTAATGAGATCATCTTTTATACCAGCAGCTCTCCAGAACCGTACCTTCCACAGGCCTACAGGTTAGAGGAGTAGATCTGGGATCTGAAAATGAATGGTTTAACACCAACACTGGCTTGAAAAGCATGCGTATGTCACTGTATTAATAAAGGATTCTTTTAATTAGTACTGGAATTTTTGGCTCCTGGCTGAAAGGTCAATGACATTGTGTCAGACGGGCATCCATGATCTGCAGGGGATAAAGACTATGCAGACAATGGAGATCCCCTGATTTCTCTTTTAcgctcttctcttttctctttgtgttttatgaGAAATGTCTCGACAACTACAGTTGGACTGCAGTGAAATTTACTGAAAACATTCATGTCCCCTTCAGGATGAAGTTCCATTATCACTCCAAAAATGTCCCCTTGGTCTGacagctgcactttgtgtttagtgaCAATAAGCAAATGTTGGCATGCTAACAAGCTATGCTTGGATAGTGAGCATGGTTATCATTAAACCTACATTTAAGTATGTTAGTATTGTTTGTGACCCATGTTGGCATGCTAACAAGCTATACAAAAATAGCAACCATGCTATACCTGCTAAGTATTGTTCGAAATTCCTGAGTTTCATATTGTTGAAACTTGCATGCAGATTTCAGCATTAAGCTTAGTACTGCTGAAATGTTTAGCGTGCTAACAAGCTATACTCATATAGTGACCGCTCCATTTCAGCTTGTTGgtattgttttatttgaccaTGTAAGCATGCTAACAAGTTATTATAAGATAGCGACTGTGCTAATCGTGAACCTGCAACCTTAATGTAGCTTGCCGACTTTAGCATTGAGCTCAGTACTGCTGCGTGTAGGTATAGGCTCACAAAGCTCCTAGCATGGCTGAACACTCGTGGTGTTTCATCACTCTTTTCATTACCTATTTCACAGTCGAACAGAGTCGCCTCTCCCAAggtttcatcttttcattctttttttctgtaaaaactaATTATAAAAGCCTGCTAATCGTCACAACAAACATTTGCTAGCCCCAGCTTCCTGACTTTACGGCGctatcaaaaagaaaatgatcaaaacTTAATGGGTTTTGGACCGCCGATCAACGAACAATTACACGACTTTTCGTTTCTGACGTCTTTCAATATAAGCAATTAATCAGAAACATAATCGGCAGCGAAAACCAATTATGAGTTGAAGCTCTAATGCGGATGTCATTTTACTCGTCTGGGTTTGGAGCCACACTGCATGTGATAGAAAcgctgtacaaataaactttCCTTGACCTTCGAAAATAGGCCTACGCAGCACACATTCCATTACGCAGCAGCCTTGGGTTATTTTTAGTTCTTAAATTTATTTTGTAGGATCTGCTCCAACATCCATTCTGCGGTATGTTGTTCTGACTTCAGTCAAATATAAAGGAGGCAATGgtgtcaaaaacaaaaggtgatAATTAGTGTTTAGTGAGGTAGTGAATATAGTTGGCAACGCCCTGCTGAACTGGCACAGTCACCATGAAGACTTGGTCATCCGCGTCGCCTGACTGCAGAAAAGAACAGCACACgtactgttctctctctctgaactggTAGTAAAACCTGTGCGTTTCCATTTGCTGCCATGAAGGATCTTGGCAACAGACGACTGGGACCCGATCCAAGGAGTGCTTAAGGTgtgcatgtacacaaacacCAGAGGCCAAAAATAGACAAGGGCCACGTTCTCCAGTGGTTGGGAGTTGGGCACATACGTCAGACTACGCAGGCCTTTTGGACTCACTGTGTGTTCCAGCGTGTCCCCATGAGTCAGCCAAGTATGGCGTTGCTA contains:
- the LOC118318693 gene encoding regulator of G-protein signaling 2 gives rise to the protein MRRNFVSLSPRSMAFTECLTPTELLADGKGLKRKNWRNRIRFLLKTNSSKSVLRLIQNRSYRPSADDVNQWAQSLDKLLGHKYGKAAFCIFLKSEFCEENIEFWTACEDFRTLTSHKELVSKASGLYEDFIKSEAPKEINLDFHTKNAIVQSLHDPTATSFLAAQRKVYSLMENNSYPRFIQSDLYKELCAVARGEGKHMKH